Proteins encoded in a region of the Sulfurimonas marina genome:
- the groL gene encoding chaperonin GroEL (60 kDa chaperone family; promotes refolding of misfolded polypeptides especially under stressful conditions; forms two stacked rings of heptamers to form a barrel-shaped 14mer; ends can be capped by GroES; misfolded proteins enter the barrel where they are refolded when GroES binds) translates to MAKEIIFSDNARNALARGVEKLTDAVKVTMGPRGRNVLIQKSYGSPVITKDGVSVAREIELSDKLEDMGAQLVKEVSSNTADEAGDGTTTATVLANSIFKEGLRNITAGANPVEVKRGMDKACEAILEKLKESSKTIKDKSEIAQVATISANSDKEIGDMIAEAMEKVGQDGVITVEEAKGIVDELDVVEGMQFDRGYLSPYFITNTEKMTAEIENPWILLVDSKITSLKDLLPVLEQVQKTNRPLLIIAEDVEGEALSTLVVNKLRGVLNISAVKAPGFGDRRKAMLQDIAILTAGTVISEETGLTLEGTNINMLGQAARVVIDKDNTVIVNGAGAQDAVAARITEIRTLIENTTSEYDKEKLQERLAKLAGGVAVIKVGAATETEMKEKKDRVDDALSATKAAVEEGIVIGGGAALVRAAAKVSLDLEGDQKIGAEIILRAVKAPVKQISINAGYDAGVVVNTIENSDNENLGFNAATGEYVDMFEAGIIDPLKVERVALTNATSAASLLLTTEAAIFEIPKEEVAGPDVNAGMPPQMGMPGMM, encoded by the coding sequence ATGGCAAAAGAGATAATTTTTTCAGATAATGCAAGAAATGCTTTAGCTCGCGGTGTTGAAAAACTAACAGATGCAGTTAAAGTAACTATGGGACCACGTGGTCGTAACGTACTTATTCAAAAATCTTACGGAAGTCCTGTAATCACTAAAGACGGTGTTTCAGTTGCTCGTGAAATTGAACTAAGTGATAAACTAGAAGATATGGGTGCACAACTTGTTAAAGAGGTATCTAGCAATACTGCCGATGAAGCGGGTGACGGTACTACAACTGCAACAGTTTTAGCAAACTCTATTTTTAAAGAGGGTCTTAGAAACATTACTGCCGGTGCAAATCCTGTTGAAGTAAAACGCGGTATGGACAAAGCGTGTGAAGCAATTTTAGAGAAACTAAAAGAGAGCTCTAAAACAATTAAAGATAAAAGCGAAATCGCACAAGTAGCTACAATTTCTGCAAACTCTGACAAAGAGATCGGTGACATGATCGCAGAAGCTATGGAAAAAGTTGGTCAAGACGGTGTTATCACTGTTGAGGAAGCTAAAGGTATAGTTGATGAGTTAGATGTTGTTGAGGGTATGCAGTTTGACCGTGGTTACCTTTCTCCATACTTCATCACAAACACTGAGAAGATGACAGCTGAGATTGAAAACCCTTGGATCTTACTAGTTGACAGCAAGATCACATCGTTAAAAGATCTTTTACCGGTACTAGAGCAAGTTCAAAAAACAAACCGTCCACTTCTTATCATCGCTGAAGATGTAGAGGGTGAAGCACTTTCAACTCTAGTTGTAAACAAACTTCGCGGTGTTCTTAATATCTCTGCTGTAAAAGCTCCGGGATTCGGTGACAGAAGAAAAGCAATGCTTCAAGATATTGCTATATTAACTGCCGGTACTGTAATCTCTGAAGAGACTGGTCTTACACTTGAAGGTACAAATATCAATATGCTTGGTCAAGCTGCTCGTGTAGTAATTGACAAAGACAACACTGTTATCGTAAACGGTGCCGGTGCTCAAGATGCAGTAGCTGCTAGAATTACAGAGATCAGAACACTTATTGAAAACACTACAAGTGAATACGACAAAGAGAAACTTCAAGAGCGTCTTGCGAAACTTGCAGGCGGTGTAGCAGTTATTAAAGTTGGTGCTGCAACTGAGACTGAGATGAAAGAGAAAAAAGACAGAGTTGACGATGCACTTAGTGCTACAAAAGCTGCTGTTGAAGAAGGTATCGTTATCGGTGGTGGAGCGGCTCTTGTGCGTGCTGCTGCTAAAGTAAGCCTTGATCTTGAAGGTGACCAAAAAATTGGTGCAGAGATCATCTTAAGAGCTGTAAAAGCTCCTGTAAAACAGATCTCTATCAATGCTGGTTATGATGCAGGTGTTGTAGTAAATACGATCGAGAACTCAGACAACGAAAACTTAGGTTTCAATGCTGCAACTGGTGAATATGTAGATATGTTTGAAGCTGGTATCATTGACCCTCTAAAAGTAGAACGTGTAGCTCTTACAAACGCAACTTCTGCAGCTTCACTACTTCTTACAACTGAAGCGGCTATCTTTGAAATCCCAAAAGAGGAAGTAGCAGGTCCTGACGTAAATGCCGGAATGCCTCCACAAATGGGTATGCCAGGGATGATGTAA
- a CDS encoding sensor histidine kinase, producing MFVNLRISIFVFYFLTVIAFLAISYYFLDVLGVSNFYIYSIVLLCIIILSGIFISKLAIDPLAEYVTNLQNLSKETLHELNLPISTIMTNTQMIKKNLEDEKALKRIGRIESACDMLKQRYNELDYLIKMQSKQNVKEMIELSDLVRERITFLERIYPNKNFNLNLENLSIEIDRVGLSKVIDNLIDNGVKYSQKSQDIDINLQKKTLTIQDYGIGMDEVELLQIYDNFYQSNKHMQGFGIGLSMVKRFCDENKIELSVTSKPTQGTKVSLEF from the coding sequence TTGTTTGTTAACTTAAGAATCAGTATTTTTGTATTTTATTTTTTAACCGTAATAGCTTTTTTAGCAATTTCGTACTATTTTTTAGATGTACTTGGTGTAAGTAACTTTTACATATACAGTATAGTTTTGCTGTGTATCATTATCTTGTCGGGGATCTTTATTTCCAAACTTGCCATTGACCCGCTAGCAGAATATGTAACAAACCTTCAAAATCTTTCAAAAGAAACATTGCATGAACTCAATCTCCCTATAAGTACGATCATGACAAATACACAAATGATAAAAAAAAATCTTGAAGATGAAAAAGCACTCAAAAGAATTGGAAGAATTGAATCTGCATGTGACATGTTAAAGCAAAGATATAATGAGCTTGATTATCTGATCAAGATGCAGTCAAAACAAAATGTTAAAGAGATGATAGAATTAAGTGACCTCGTACGAGAGCGTATCACATTTTTAGAAAGAATCTATCCAAATAAAAACTTTAATTTAAATCTAGAAAACCTCTCTATAGAGATAGATAGAGTAGGGCTTTCAAAGGTGATTGACAATTTAATTGATAATGGGGTAAAATACTCACAGAAATCACAAGATATAGATATAAATCTACAGAAAAAAACACTCACAATTCAAGATTACGGTATTGGGATGGATGAAGTTGAGTTACTTCAAATTTATGATAATTTTTATCAATCCAATAAACATATGCAAGGTTTTGGTATAGGGCTTTCAATGGTAAAGCGGTTTTGTGATGAAAATAAGATAGAATTGAGTGTAACATCAAAGCCGACTCAAGGTACAAAAGTATCTTTAGAATTTTAA
- a CDS encoding glutamine amidotransferase produces MKYLYILKVGETFPQTKQKYNDFDSWISRFLKKSKNRIKTINILKNEKLPNLKSATGFIITGSHSMVTHELPWSIQLEQYIKKISKRDIPLLGICYGHQLIAKALGGKSDFNKNGKEIGVVKINTLQKHNHDPILKALPKKFYAYETHYQTVVKLPYNAKRLAKNKKENHQIVRFKTNIWGVQFHPEFDINIMKEYILNQEDDLKKLGFNIDKLLNGLSSCDVSSKILKNFEKITQNSLK; encoded by the coding sequence ATGAAATATCTATACATTTTAAAAGTGGGAGAGACTTTTCCACAAACAAAACAAAAATACAATGATTTTGATTCATGGATATCAAGATTTTTAAAAAAGTCAAAAAACAGAATAAAAACTATCAACATTCTAAAGAATGAAAAACTACCAAATTTAAAGAGTGCAACAGGATTCATTATCACCGGTTCACACTCTATGGTAACACATGAACTCCCTTGGAGTATACAACTTGAGCAATACATAAAAAAAATCTCAAAAAGAGATATCCCTCTTTTAGGTATTTGCTATGGACACCAACTTATAGCAAAGGCATTAGGGGGAAAAAGCGATTTTAACAAAAACGGGAAAGAGATAGGTGTAGTAAAAATAAATACCCTTCAAAAACATAACCATGACCCAATATTAAAAGCTCTTCCAAAAAAGTTTTACGCATACGAAACACACTATCAAACGGTAGTAAAACTTCCTTATAATGCAAAGAGGTTAGCAAAAAATAAAAAAGAAAACCATCAAATAGTAAGATTTAAAACAAATATCTGGGGCGTACAGTTTCACCCGGAATTTGATATCAATATTATGAAAGAGTATATCCTCAACCAAGAAGATGATCTAAAAAAATTAGGCTTCAACATAGATAAATTATTAAACGGTTTAAGTAGTTGTGATGTTAGTAGCAAGATTTTAAAGAACTTCGAGAAAATTACTCAAAATTCTTTAAAATAG
- the pyrC gene encoding dihydroorotase, translating into MKTHTLLMPLDMHLHLRDGVMLENIAPLSAYSFSGAIVMPNLVPPVTTKEDVIAYKERIMAAVPNDYFEPYMTLFYQNYTREFLEDVAEEITAIKLYPAGITTNSEGGVSSFDIEEMRETLEAMSSMGIPLCVHGETDGFVMDREAEFMSIYELLAQNFPDLKIIMEHITTKAAVEMLDKYPNLYATITVHHLLITLDDVVGGMMQPHLFCKPIAKRPEDLDALLNVALDAHPKVMFGSDSAPHPQHKKESCGCAAGVFTAPIALQLLCEIFDQYGKLENLQAFVSDNAQSIYGICPEFKEVTLEQRPFVIPETYSGVVPMYAGQAINWAIENVE; encoded by the coding sequence ATGAAAACTCATACACTTTTAATGCCGCTAGATATGCACCTCCATCTTCGTGATGGTGTAATGCTTGAAAACATCGCTCCACTTTCAGCATACAGTTTTAGTGGTGCTATCGTGATGCCAAACCTCGTTCCACCGGTTACTACGAAAGAGGATGTAATCGCTTATAAAGAGCGTATAATGGCTGCAGTTCCAAATGATTACTTTGAGCCTTATATGACACTTTTTTATCAAAACTATACAAGAGAGTTTTTAGAAGATGTAGCTGAGGAGATCACTGCGATAAAACTTTATCCGGCAGGTATCACTACAAACTCTGAAGGTGGTGTAAGTTCATTTGATATAGAGGAGATGAGAGAAACACTCGAAGCTATGAGTTCAATGGGTATCCCTTTATGTGTACACGGTGAAACTGACGGTTTTGTTATGGACCGTGAAGCTGAATTTATGTCTATTTATGAGCTTTTAGCACAAAACTTTCCTGATCTAAAAATAATTATGGAACACATCACGACAAAAGCTGCTGTTGAGATGTTAGATAAATATCCTAATCTTTATGCAACAATCACAGTACATCACCTTTTAATAACACTTGATGATGTAGTTGGCGGTATGATGCAGCCACACCTTTTCTGTAAACCGATCGCAAAACGCCCTGAAGATTTAGATGCACTTTTAAATGTAGCACTGGATGCACATCCAAAAGTTATGTTTGGAAGTGATTCAGCACCGCATCCACAACATAAAAAAGAATCTTGTGGTTGTGCAGCAGGTGTATTTACGGCACCAATAGCTCTACAACTGCTTTGTGAAATCTTCGATCAGTACGGAAAACTTGAGAATTTACAAGCTTTCGTAAGTGACAATGCACAAAGTATTTATGGAATTTGTCCGGAATTTAAAGAGGTTACTTTAGAGCAGAGACCATTTGTTATCCCTGAAACATATTCCGGTGTAGTACCGATGTATGCCGGTCAGGCTATCAACTGGGCTATTGAGAATGTCGAATAA
- the groES gene encoding co-chaperone GroES: MNFKPLGERILVKSVEESNTTASGIIIPDNAKEKPNRAEVIAISEEITNVNVGDTVVYGKYSGTQIALEGQDYIVLELADVLGVIS, encoded by the coding sequence ATGAACTTCAAACCACTAGGTGAAAGAATTCTTGTTAAGAGTGTTGAGGAATCAAACACTACAGCTAGCGGTATCATTATACCCGACAATGCAAAAGAGAAACCAAATCGTGCTGAAGTGATCGCTATCAGTGAAGAGATCACAAATGTAAATGTTGGCGATACAGTAGTATACGGTAAATACTCAGGTACGCAAATCGCTCTTGAAGGGCAAGACTACATCGTACTAGAACTTGCTGATGTTCTAGGTGTAATTTCATAA
- a CDS encoding GGDEF domain-containing protein has protein sequence MGKFKLLKELTVYIDEAFEDFYNTMLHDVRLGVFFESDEQVITLIETQKKHFSASLSLDIEVLKQNYIKLGEFHYDLRIPYIDFMKGTDILEEHFLLNAQKCKSTKKLMGEIFEYFKIMKAFTAKGYLNRMLSEDKRDLETFFEQVIVDTNTYLPKKLILRKIQWLKELLNSIELNEDFNIESRDGFLIKEWLDEMEFLTLEKRTFFEELEQRIYLNTQNLFYFLHRGEYLEILPLYSSLLNVYKLTLMMNNAVTIEYANKVIEDMQLDSLTQLFRKDIFQELLKKEIALVQREENYKISIAYIDLDNFKMVNDSFGHYSGDKVIEKMGESMRNNIRASDMGFRIGGDEFALILKNATKEEAKNVCEKIKADFSSYQFIFNDEVSFSVSVSVGISEFSTQEKIEIEDILKDVDTKLYLAKHKGKNQVCI, from the coding sequence ATGGGTAAATTTAAATTACTAAAAGAGTTAACAGTCTATATTGATGAGGCTTTTGAAGATTTTTACAACACCATGTTGCACGATGTAAGGCTGGGAGTTTTTTTTGAGAGTGATGAGCAGGTAATTACATTAATTGAAACACAAAAAAAGCATTTTTCAGCTTCTCTGAGTTTAGATATAGAGGTGTTAAAACAAAATTATATAAAGTTGGGGGAGTTTCACTACGATCTGCGCATTCCATATATAGATTTTATGAAAGGAACAGATATTTTAGAGGAACACTTTCTGTTAAATGCCCAAAAGTGTAAAAGTACCAAAAAGTTAATGGGTGAGATATTTGAGTATTTTAAAATAATGAAAGCTTTTACAGCTAAAGGCTACCTCAATAGAATGTTAAGTGAAGATAAGCGAGATTTAGAAACGTTTTTTGAACAGGTGATTGTAGATACAAACACATATCTTCCAAAGAAATTAATCTTAAGAAAAATTCAATGGCTCAAAGAACTACTTAACAGTATAGAACTAAATGAAGATTTCAATATAGAATCTAGAGACGGCTTTTTGATCAAGGAGTGGTTAGATGAGATGGAGTTTTTAACCCTAGAAAAAAGAACATTTTTTGAGGAGCTTGAACAACGTATTTATCTCAATACACAAAACCTTTTCTATTTTCTACATAGAGGAGAATACTTGGAGATCCTCCCACTCTATTCATCATTATTGAATGTGTATAAGTTAACGCTTATGATGAATAATGCTGTGACGATTGAATATGCCAACAAAGTGATCGAGGATATGCAGCTCGATTCATTAACGCAGCTTTTTAGAAAAGATATTTTTCAAGAGTTACTTAAAAAAGAGATAGCGTTAGTTCAAAGGGAAGAAAACTATAAAATTAGTATTGCATACATTGACCTAGATAACTTTAAAATGGTAAATGACTCTTTTGGGCACTATAGCGGTGACAAAGTTATTGAAAAGATGGGTGAGTCTATGAGAAACAATATACGTGCTTCTGATATGGGCTTTAGAATAGGTGGAGACGAATTCGCACTCATCTTGAAAAATGCTACAAAAGAGGAAGCGAAAAACGTCTGTGAAAAAATAAAAGCAGATTTCTCTTCTTACCAGTTCATATTTAACGATGAGGTCTCTTTTAGTGTAAGTGTAAGTGTAGGTATAAGTGAGTTCTCAACTCAAGAAAAAATAGAGATAGAAGATATTTTAAAAGATGTCGATACTAAACTTTATCTGGCAAAACATAAAGGGAAAAATCAAGTCTGTATTTAG
- a CDS encoding response regulator transcription factor, with amino-acid sequence MSNNILLLEDDPLFGETLVDMLEDEDFNVSLYPNGQAALDATFTEKFDLYVLDINVPLIDGVTLLKELREAEDETPAIFVTSHKEKEMMQKGFLNGGDDYIVKPFDNDELILRVNALLRRFKQKEKVCKCGLCIDNTRKVISYNSEELELSKREFEVLSLLIKHANSVVSKEMILDELYNLSQSGSEGAIRVYINRIKQLLPEHNLENVRGIGYKLVC; translated from the coding sequence ATGTCGAATAACATTTTACTTCTAGAAGATGATCCTCTTTTTGGGGAGACTCTTGTAGATATGCTTGAGGATGAGGATTTTAACGTTAGTTTATATCCAAACGGTCAAGCAGCTCTCGATGCTACATTTACAGAGAAGTTCGATCTGTATGTTTTAGATATAAACGTTCCTTTGATCGATGGTGTTACATTACTTAAAGAGCTTCGTGAAGCAGAGGATGAAACACCGGCTATTTTTGTAACATCTCATAAAGAGAAAGAGATGATGCAAAAAGGGTTTTTAAACGGCGGGGATGACTATATTGTAAAACCGTTTGACAATGATGAGTTGATCTTGCGCGTAAATGCATTGCTAAGACGATTTAAACAAAAAGAGAAAGTTTGTAAATGCGGTCTTTGTATAGACAATACACGAAAAGTGATCAGCTATAACTCAGAGGAGTTGGAACTTTCAAAACGGGAATTTGAAGTACTCTCATTGTTAATCAAACATGCTAACAGTGTGGTTTCAAAAGAGATGATACTTGATGAATTGTATAATCTGAGTCAAAGTGGTAGTGAAGGTGCAATCAGGGTTTATATTAACCGTATAAAACAGTTACTTCCTGAACATAACTTAGAAAATGTCAGGGGAATAGGGTACAAGCTTGTTTGTTAA
- a CDS encoding YceI family protein gives MKKTLLILALGLSTSLFSATCKYNADSNTLQWTAFKTPAKVGVKGTFDNITLNSQPSSSQNELLLSSNVHIVTADVNSNNEGRDAKLVKSFFHVQGVKAIDAKVLKVNGKTADVEISMNGTKKVVPMSLTSTTESMKLNGTIDLGDFKMLPSLEAITKACYELHKGKTWQDVDLEFTINTNCK, from the coding sequence ATGAAAAAAACATTACTAATTCTAGCACTGGGATTATCAACATCTCTCTTTAGTGCTACTTGTAAATACAATGCAGATTCTAACACTCTACAGTGGACTGCTTTTAAGACACCTGCAAAAGTTGGTGTTAAAGGGACATTTGACAATATCACGTTAAATTCTCAGCCATCAAGCTCGCAAAACGAACTACTGCTATCTAGTAATGTTCATATCGTGACAGCAGATGTAAACTCTAACAATGAGGGACGTGATGCTAAACTTGTTAAAAGCTTTTTCCATGTTCAAGGGGTAAAAGCTATTGATGCAAAAGTTTTAAAGGTAAACGGTAAAACTGCAGATGTAGAGATCTCTATGAACGGCACTAAAAAAGTGGTTCCTATGAGCTTAACTTCAACTACTGAAAGTATGAAATTAAACGGTACAATTGATCTTGGCGATTTTAAAATGCTTCCATCACTTGAAGCGATTACAAAAGCATGTTATGAGCTACACAAAGGAAAAACTTGGCAAGATGTTGATCTAGAGTTTACGATCAACACTAATTGTAAATGA
- the exbD gene encoding TonB system transport protein ExbD: MSKCRKTQKRFDQINVIPFIDIMLVLLVMVLTTATFIKQGIIPVNLPEASSSEKKEEKKEVTVYVNAKGEMFFEKEKVDLATLEQKIAAISKEQTVILRSDKESRFQDFVSVMDILKKLGHEQLYIVTKND; this comes from the coding sequence ATGTCTAAGTGCAGAAAAACACAAAAGAGGTTTGATCAGATAAACGTTATTCCGTTTATCGATATCATGCTTGTACTGTTGGTGATGGTTTTAACAACCGCTACATTTATCAAACAAGGTATTATCCCTGTTAATCTTCCTGAAGCTTCTTCATCTGAGAAAAAAGAGGAGAAAAAAGAGGTTACGGTTTATGTTAATGCCAAGGGTGAGATGTTCTTTGAAAAAGAGAAGGTAGACCTTGCCACTTTAGAGCAAAAAATAGCAGCAATCTCAAAAGAGCAAACGGTAATTCTTAGAAGTGACAAAGAGTCTAGATTTCAAGATTTTGTGAGTGTAATGGACATTTTAAAGAAACTGGGTCACGAGCAGTTATATATAGTAACGAAAAACGACTAG
- a CDS encoding sensor domain-containing diguanylate cyclase — protein sequence MRVLILLFFFFISLSAQISFINEKDCYKDFEIEYFYDQSNTLEVTDLQEKEFKKTTNNFTFGYLDGTTWFKIVLENNSSQEEFLLTFSEVLWKSFNLYQYKNNKWHVDKNGLDIPLNQRSFKSVYPIFRLHIPSGTTQTIYIQGETIAGQLGEFQLCSQEHYFSESTFEALDIYLIFAFSLLSIFILNLYSFFLTKERVYLYYVAYTFVFIIFSAMQSGFYLLFGFNGWNEGLHVVGTFVLVTLIMFSDTFLQLKEHLQIVHKFFQFCIGLFLLFALLIWNNVPYTTLVFNIFSIFFFATLFYATIQTYRRGYVGAKYYLIALIIYSAMMTLMVLTFNAFLEYNFLNRHLFVLGSFIEIIFFTLILANKYRTISQEKIKIQAELLVEKNKNEEELKLAVEERTQELEDAKKELERLVVTDYLTKAKNIRAYREKIVGLLSLYERYKTPFSMIIFDIDDFKAINDTYGHRMGDIVLIELTKLIQRNIRKNDYFFRIGGEEFILLLENTGLDKAEKFAQNLLVMVSNKLSVIKDHQITVSIGLTEVEPNDTEDSIYKRADTFLYKSKNNGKNQVSFE from the coding sequence ATGAGAGTATTAATTCTATTATTTTTTTTCTTTATTTCACTGTCAGCACAAATCTCTTTTATCAATGAGAAAGATTGTTATAAAGATTTTGAGATCGAATATTTTTACGATCAATCAAATACTCTTGAAGTCACAGACTTGCAGGAAAAAGAGTTTAAAAAGACAACAAACAATTTTACATTTGGTTACTTAGACGGTACAACCTGGTTTAAAATTGTGCTTGAAAACAACTCTAGCCAAGAAGAGTTCCTTTTAACTTTTAGTGAAGTTTTATGGAAGTCATTTAACCTGTATCAATACAAAAACAATAAATGGCATGTAGATAAGAACGGTTTAGATATTCCGCTTAATCAGCGCAGTTTTAAGTCAGTTTATCCTATCTTCAGACTCCATATCCCTTCAGGTACTACACAAACCATATATATTCAAGGGGAAACTATTGCCGGGCAACTTGGAGAGTTTCAGCTATGTTCTCAGGAACATTACTTTAGCGAATCAACTTTTGAAGCCCTAGATATCTATCTTATCTTCGCATTTAGTTTACTCAGTATCTTTATACTGAATCTTTATAGCTTTTTTCTCACTAAAGAGAGAGTATATCTTTACTATGTAGCTTATACCTTTGTATTTATTATTTTTAGTGCTATGCAGAGCGGTTTTTATCTTCTTTTTGGGTTTAACGGCTGGAATGAAGGGCTACATGTTGTCGGAACATTTGTTTTAGTAACGCTAATTATGTTCTCAGACACATTCTTACAGCTCAAAGAACACTTACAAATTGTCCATAAGTTTTTTCAATTCTGTATAGGCTTGTTTTTATTGTTTGCTCTGCTTATTTGGAATAATGTACCTTATACTACTTTAGTATTTAATATCTTTTCGATCTTCTTCTTCGCTACTCTTTTCTATGCTACAATTCAAACCTATAGAAGAGGATATGTAGGAGCGAAATATTATCTGATCGCACTTATTATCTATTCAGCGATGATGACACTTATGGTCCTTACTTTTAACGCCTTTTTAGAGTATAACTTTTTAAATCGTCACCTTTTCGTACTGGGTTCTTTTATAGAGATTATCTTTTTTACTCTTATTCTTGCAAATAAATACAGAACTATTTCTCAAGAAAAGATCAAGATCCAAGCAGAACTTTTAGTAGAAAAAAACAAAAATGAAGAGGAGTTAAAACTAGCAGTTGAAGAGCGTACACAAGAGCTTGAAGATGCAAAAAAAGAGTTAGAGAGACTAGTTGTAACAGACTACTTAACAAAAGCAAAAAATATCAGAGCCTATAGAGAGAAAATTGTAGGTCTTCTTTCTCTTTACGAACGGTACAAAACACCATTTAGTATGATCATCTTTGATATAGACGACTTTAAAGCTATCAACGATACGTACGGTCACAGAATGGGAGATATTGTCCTCATAGAGTTAACAAAGCTCATACAAAGAAATATACGAAAAAATGACTACTTTTTTAGAATTGGTGGAGAGGAATTTATTCTACTTCTAGAGAATACGGGATTGGATAAAGCGGAAAAATTTGCACAGAACCTTTTAGTTATGGTTTCCAATAAACTTTCAGTTATTAAAGATCATCAAATCACTGTCAGTATAGGTTTAACCGAAGTTGAACCAAATGACACTGAAGATTCGATCTACAAACGTGCAGATACTTTTCTTTACAAATCAAAAAATAATGGGAAAAATCAAGTTTCATTTGAATGA
- a CDS encoding nitroreductase yields the protein MSVIEILKQRKSVRAFLNKDVEKEKIIQILESAKLSPSGVNMQPYNVCVVSGKKKTALENKMLEAFDNNRKEVMDYQYYPLEWREPYKSRRKDMGLLLYKTLGIKKEDKEKQLQQWRKNYKAFGAPVVLYFFIDSVLEKGSYLDYGIFLQSVMLVATELGLGSCPMASLAEFPLIVRDELGIDKDKTLLCGIALGYEDKDASVNSFKTERIPLEEFTTFYE from the coding sequence TTGAGTGTAATAGAGATATTAAAACAAAGAAAATCTGTTAGAGCATTTTTGAATAAAGATGTCGAAAAAGAAAAAATTATTCAAATTTTAGAATCTGCCAAATTATCACCTTCAGGTGTAAATATGCAACCTTATAATGTTTGCGTAGTAAGCGGGAAAAAGAAAACTGCTCTAGAAAACAAGATGTTAGAAGCATTTGATAACAACCGTAAAGAGGTTATGGATTATCAATACTACCCTTTAGAGTGGAGGGAACCTTATAAAAGCAGACGTAAAGATATGGGGCTTCTACTGTATAAGACATTAGGTATCAAAAAAGAGGATAAAGAAAAACAGCTTCAACAGTGGAGAAAAAACTACAAAGCTTTTGGAGCCCCTGTGGTTCTTTACTTTTTCATTGATTCTGTTTTAGAAAAAGGCTCATATTTAGATTATGGTATCTTTTTACAATCAGTGATGCTGGTAGCAACAGAGTTAGGCTTAGGAAGCTGTCCAATGGCATCACTGGCAGAATTTCCTTTAATTGTAAGAGATGAGCTTGGTATTGATAAAGATAAAACTTTATTGTGCGGAATTGCCTTAGGATATGAAGATAAAGATGCATCGGTCAACAGTTTTAAAACTGAGAGAATACCGCTAGAAGAGTTTACAACATTTTATGAATAA
- the exbB gene encoding TonB-system energizer ExbB: protein METTNLMAYAEQAIDYGVMGTLILMSVVTLWLFIERMMFYKTVRVEEYKHRDELEMDLTNNINVISAIGANAPYIGLLGTVLGIMLTFYTLGDAGAVDAKKIMTGLALALKATAMGLIVAIPAIVTYTIALRKVEKILTRYDIATEQQEA, encoded by the coding sequence ATGGAAACAACAAACTTAATGGCTTATGCAGAACAAGCGATAGATTACGGAGTAATGGGTACTTTAATACTGATGAGTGTTGTAACTCTTTGGTTATTTATAGAAAGAATGATGTTTTATAAAACGGTAAGAGTTGAAGAGTATAAGCATAGAGATGAATTAGAGATGGATCTGACAAACAATATCAATGTAATTAGTGCTATCGGTGCAAATGCTCCGTATATCGGTCTTCTTGGAACGGTTCTTGGAATTATGCTAACATTTTACACATTGGGTGATGCCGGTGCAGTAGATGCAAAGAAAATCATGACAGGACTAGCACTCGCACTGAAAGCAACTGCTATGGGACTTATTGTAGCTATTCCTGCAATTGTGACATATACTATTGCTTTGAGAAAAGTTGAAAAGATTTTAACAAGATACGATATTGCCACAGAGCAACAAGAGGCGTAA